The following proteins come from a genomic window of Streptomyces sp. NBC_00539:
- a CDS encoding acyl-CoA carboxylase subunit beta: MTVVDQTPSEPTDARGRVAELHSLREQARRGPSDRATEAQHAKGKLTARERIALLLDEGSFKEVEQLRRHRASGFGLEGKKPYTDGVITGWGTVEGRTVFVYAHDFRIFGGALGEAHATKIHKIMDMAIAAGAPLVSLNDGAGARIQEGVSALAGYGGIFQRNTKASGVIPQISVMLGPCAGGAAYSPALTDFVFMVRETSQMFITGPDVVRAVTGEEITQNGLGGADVHAETSGVAHFAYDDEETCISEVRYLITMLPSNNRENPPLHPTSDPADRRSEVLLDLVPADGNRPYDMLKVIEELVDDGDVLEVHERWARNIICALARLDGQVVGIVANQPGHLAGVLDIEASEKAARFVQMCDAFNIPIVTLLDVPGFLPGVDQEHGGIIRHGAKLLYAYCNATVPRISLILRKAYGGAYIVMDSQSIGADLTYAWPTNEIAVMGAEGAANVIFRRQIADAEDPEAMRARMVKEYKAELMHPYYAAERGLVDDVIDPAETREVLVSALAMLRTKHADLPSRKHGNPPQ, from the coding sequence ATGACCGTTGTGGACCAGACTCCGAGCGAGCCGACGGACGCCCGCGGGCGCGTGGCCGAACTGCACTCCCTCAGGGAGCAGGCGCGGCGCGGCCCGAGCGACCGGGCGACCGAGGCACAGCACGCCAAGGGCAAGCTGACCGCGCGCGAGCGCATCGCGCTGCTGCTCGACGAGGGTTCCTTCAAGGAGGTCGAGCAGCTGCGCCGTCACCGGGCGAGCGGCTTCGGCCTGGAGGGGAAGAAGCCCTACACCGACGGTGTCATCACCGGCTGGGGCACCGTCGAGGGCCGCACGGTCTTCGTCTACGCGCACGACTTCCGGATCTTCGGCGGTGCACTGGGCGAGGCCCACGCCACGAAGATCCACAAGATCATGGACATGGCCATCGCGGCCGGTGCCCCGCTGGTCTCCCTCAACGACGGCGCGGGTGCCCGTATCCAGGAGGGCGTCTCCGCCCTCGCGGGTTACGGCGGCATCTTCCAGCGCAACACCAAGGCCTCCGGCGTCATCCCGCAGATCTCGGTCATGCTGGGCCCCTGCGCCGGCGGTGCCGCGTACTCCCCGGCCCTGACGGACTTCGTCTTCATGGTCCGCGAGACCTCGCAGATGTTCATCACCGGCCCTGACGTGGTCCGCGCGGTGACCGGCGAGGAGATCACCCAGAACGGGCTCGGCGGCGCCGACGTGCACGCCGAGACCTCGGGCGTCGCGCACTTCGCGTACGACGACGAGGAGACCTGCATCTCCGAGGTCCGCTACCTCATCACGATGCTGCCCTCCAACAACCGGGAGAACCCGCCGCTCCACCCGACCTCCGACCCGGCCGACCGCCGCTCGGAGGTGCTGCTGGACCTGGTGCCCGCCGACGGCAACCGCCCCTACGACATGCTCAAGGTCATCGAGGAGCTCGTCGACGACGGCGACGTCCTCGAAGTCCACGAGCGCTGGGCCCGCAACATCATCTGCGCGCTCGCCCGCCTCGACGGTCAGGTCGTGGGCATCGTCGCCAACCAGCCCGGCCACCTGGCCGGCGTCCTGGACATCGAGGCCTCCGAGAAGGCGGCCCGCTTCGTCCAGATGTGCGACGCCTTCAACATCCCGATCGTCACCCTGCTCGACGTCCCCGGCTTCCTGCCGGGCGTCGACCAGGAACACGGCGGCATCATCCGCCACGGCGCCAAGCTGCTGTACGCGTACTGCAACGCCACCGTTCCGCGGATCTCGCTGATCCTGCGCAAGGCGTACGGCGGCGCGTACATCGTCATGGACTCCCAGTCCATCGGCGCCGACCTCACCTACGCCTGGCCGACCAACGAGATCGCCGTTATGGGCGCCGAGGGCGCGGCCAACGTCATCTTCCGCCGGCAGATCGCGGACGCCGAGGACCCCGAGGCCATGCGCGCCCGCATGGTCAAGGAGTACAAGGCCGAACTGATGCACCCGTACTACGCGGCCGAACGCGGTCTCGTGGACGACGTCATCGACCCCGCCGAGACCCGTGAGGTCCTCGTCAGCGCGCTGGCGATGCTCCGCACCAAGCACGCCGATCTGCCGTCCCGCAAGCACGGCAACCCGCCTCAGTAA
- a CDS encoding YceI family protein, which translates to MGIFTRRSSSQNTATAAATPAAVATLDVDPALAALTGDYAIDAAHSSIGFTVRHAMVTNVRGAFTDHEGVLHLDGADPARSTATIDVKTASVDTGIADRDGHLRGADFFDAETFPLMSFRSTGAAALGGDTYRITGDLTIKDVTRPLSIDLEFNGSATDVYGNQRVGFEGSAQILRSDWGLTWNAALEAGGVMVSDKVKLTFDISAVKQA; encoded by the coding sequence ATGGGCATCTTCACCCGCCGGAGCAGCAGCCAGAACACCGCCACCGCAGCCGCCACCCCGGCAGCTGTCGCCACGCTGGACGTGGACCCGGCGCTCGCGGCACTCACCGGCGACTACGCCATCGACGCGGCGCACAGCAGCATCGGCTTCACCGTCCGGCACGCCATGGTCACCAACGTCCGCGGCGCCTTCACCGACCACGAGGGCGTCCTGCACCTGGACGGCGCCGACCCGGCCCGCTCGACGGCCACCATCGACGTGAAGACGGCCTCCGTGGACACCGGCATCGCCGACCGCGACGGCCACCTGCGCGGCGCCGACTTCTTCGACGCCGAGACCTTCCCGCTGATGAGCTTCCGCTCGACCGGGGCGGCCGCGCTCGGCGGCGACACGTACCGCATCACGGGCGACCTGACGATCAAGGACGTCACCCGTCCGCTCTCGATCGACCTGGAGTTCAACGGCTCCGCCACCGACGTCTACGGCAATCAGCGCGTCGGCTTCGAGGGGTCCGCGCAGATCCTGCGCTCCGACTGGGGCCTGACGTGGAACGCCGCCCTGGAGGCCGGCGGCGTGATGGTCAGCGACAAGGTGAAGCTGACCTTCGACATCTCGGCCGTCAAGCAGGCCTGA
- the cimA gene encoding citramalate synthase, protein MTTTEATAPAEALDDGFHVFDTTLRDGAQREGINLTVADKLTIARHLDDFGVGFIEGGWPGANPRDTEFFARARAEIDFKNAKLVAFGATRRAGGSAAADPQVRALLESGAPVITLVAKSHDRHVELALRTTLDENLEMVRDTVSHLVAQGRRVFVDCEHFFDGYRANAEYAKSVVRTAHEAGADVVILCDTNGGMLPAQITATVATVLADTGARLGIHAQDDTGCAVANTLAAVDAGATHVQCTANGYGERVGNANLFPVVAALEIKYGRRVLPEGALAEMTRISHAIAEVVNLTPSTHQPYVGVSAFAHKAGLHASAIKVDPDLYQHIDPERVGNTMRMLVSDMAGRASIELKGKELGVDLGGDRALISRVVERVKERELQGYTYEAADASFELLLRAEAEGRARKYFRVESWRAIVEDRPDGTHANEATVKLWAKGERIVATAEGNGPVNALDRALRVALERFYPQLAKFELVDYKVRILEGKHGTESTTRVLISTTDGAREWSTVGVAPNVIAASWQALEDAFTYGLLRAGVEPAE, encoded by the coding sequence ATGACGACGACAGAGGCGACTGCGCCGGCAGAGGCCCTCGACGACGGCTTCCACGTCTTCGACACCACCCTGCGCGACGGCGCCCAGCGTGAGGGCATCAACCTCACGGTCGCGGACAAGCTGACGATCGCCCGGCACCTGGACGACTTCGGGGTGGGGTTCATCGAGGGCGGCTGGCCCGGCGCCAACCCCCGCGACACCGAGTTCTTCGCCCGCGCCCGCGCCGAGATCGACTTCAAGAACGCCAAACTCGTCGCCTTCGGCGCGACCCGCCGGGCCGGCGGCTCCGCCGCCGCGGACCCGCAGGTGCGCGCGCTGCTGGAGTCCGGCGCACCGGTGATCACCCTGGTCGCGAAGTCCCACGACCGGCACGTCGAACTCGCGCTGCGCACCACCTTGGACGAGAACCTGGAGATGGTCCGCGACACCGTCTCCCACCTGGTGGCACAGGGCCGCCGGGTGTTCGTCGACTGCGAGCACTTCTTCGACGGCTACCGCGCCAACGCCGAGTACGCGAAGTCCGTCGTACGGACCGCCCACGAGGCCGGCGCCGACGTCGTCATCCTCTGCGACACCAACGGCGGCATGCTCCCCGCCCAGATCACCGCCACCGTCGCCACCGTCCTCGCCGACACCGGGGCGCGCCTGGGCATCCACGCCCAGGACGACACCGGCTGCGCGGTGGCCAACACGCTGGCCGCCGTCGACGCGGGCGCCACCCACGTCCAGTGCACCGCCAACGGCTACGGCGAGCGCGTCGGCAACGCCAACCTGTTCCCCGTGGTCGCCGCGCTGGAGATCAAGTACGGACGGCGGGTGCTGCCCGAGGGCGCGCTCGCCGAGATGACCCGGATCTCGCACGCCATCGCCGAGGTCGTCAACCTGACGCCGTCCACGCACCAGCCGTACGTGGGCGTCTCCGCCTTTGCGCACAAGGCGGGCCTGCACGCCTCCGCCATCAAGGTCGACCCGGACCTCTACCAGCACATCGACCCCGAACGCGTCGGCAACACCATGCGGATGCTGGTCTCCGACATGGCCGGCCGCGCCTCCATCGAGCTCAAGGGCAAGGAACTCGGCGTCGACCTCGGCGGCGACCGCGCGCTGATCTCCCGGGTCGTGGAGCGGGTCAAGGAGCGCGAGCTCCAGGGCTACACGTACGAGGCCGCCGACGCCTCCTTCGAGCTGCTGCTGCGCGCCGAGGCCGAGGGCCGGGCCCGCAAGTACTTCCGGGTCGAGTCCTGGAGGGCGATCGTCGAGGACCGCCCGGACGGCACCCACGCCAACGAGGCCACCGTCAAGCTGTGGGCCAAGGGGGAGCGGATCGTGGCGACGGCCGAGGGCAACGGCCCCGTCAACGCGCTCGACCGCGCGCTGCGGGTGGCGCTGGAGCGGTTCTACCCTCAGCTGGCCAAGTTCGAGCTGGTGGACTACAAGGTCCGCATCCTGGAGGGCAAGCACGGCACGGAGTCCACGACCCGGGTGCTGATCTCCACGACGGACGGCGCCCGCGAATGGTCCACGGTCGGCGTCGCCCCGAACGTCATCGCTGCCTCCTGGCAGGCCCTGGAGGACGCCTTCACCTACGGCCTCCTGCGTGCGGGAGTGGAACCGGCCGAGTAG
- a CDS encoding TetR/AcrR family transcriptional regulator, whose amino-acid sequence MVAGGVRPARKNAPPREDVLVAAMATIAERGLDGLTMAGLGRQVGMSSGHLLYYFGSKDELLLQTLEWSEAALGAERRALLSRRGPARERLAAYVDLYVPDGARDPHWTLWLEVWNRSQDAGPRERERQAAIEGAWHRDLVALLAEGISRGEFRPVDADRFAARMRALLDGFSIQVAVGLPGIGRGDILDHVTEFVDETLAAPSA is encoded by the coding sequence ATGGTGGCGGGTGGAGTACGGCCGGCGCGGAAGAACGCCCCGCCGCGCGAGGACGTACTCGTCGCCGCCATGGCCACGATCGCCGAACGCGGTCTGGACGGCCTCACCATGGCCGGTCTGGGCCGCCAGGTCGGCATGAGCAGCGGCCACCTCCTCTACTACTTCGGCAGCAAGGACGAGCTGCTGCTCCAGACCCTGGAGTGGAGCGAGGCCGCGCTCGGCGCCGAGCGGCGGGCCCTGCTCTCCCGCCGCGGCCCGGCGCGCGAACGGCTGGCCGCCTACGTGGACCTCTACGTGCCCGACGGCGCCCGGGACCCGCACTGGACCCTGTGGCTGGAGGTCTGGAACCGTTCCCAGGACGCAGGTCCCCGCGAACGCGAGCGGCAGGCCGCCATCGAGGGCGCCTGGCACCGCGACCTGGTGGCCCTGCTCGCCGAGGGCATCTCGCGGGGCGAGTTCCGTCCGGTGGACGCCGACCGCTTCGCGGCCCGGATGCGGGCCCTGCTCGACGGGTTCAGCATCCAGGTCGCCGTCGGCCTGCCCGGAATAGGACGGGGCGACATCCTCGACCACGTCACCGAATTCGTGGACGAGACGCTCGCGGCGCCGTCCGCCTGA
- a CDS encoding agmatine deiminase family protein — MTKPADDGFRMPAEWTPHERTWMAWPSPNPTFTNEQELAEARGAWGAVARAVRSYEPVTLVVAPGDTASARAIVGDDVQIVERELDDAWMRDIGPTFVTNDAGELAAVDWTFNGWGAQSWARWGHDEKIARHVSDLTGTRTYSTSLVNEGGAIHVDGEGTVLLTDTVQLGEGRNPGWTRQQVEEEIHAHLGTTKAIWLPYGLAGDYGTYGTQGHVDIVAAFARPGVVMVHSQPDPAHPDHERCKTIAAILRASTDARGRQLEVVEIPAPTVLEEDGEWVDYSYINHYLCNDGVVLCSFDDPRDEEAAEIFRGLFPGRTVTLVDARTIFAGGGGIHCITQQQPKV; from the coding sequence ATGACGAAGCCCGCCGACGACGGATTCCGGATGCCCGCCGAGTGGACCCCCCACGAGCGCACCTGGATGGCCTGGCCCAGCCCCAACCCCACCTTCACCAACGAGCAGGAGCTCGCCGAGGCCCGCGGGGCCTGGGGCGCCGTGGCCCGCGCGGTCCGCTCGTACGAGCCCGTGACCCTGGTGGTCGCGCCCGGTGACACCGCGAGCGCCCGCGCGATCGTCGGCGACGACGTACAGATCGTGGAGCGGGAGCTCGACGACGCCTGGATGCGGGACATCGGCCCGACCTTCGTCACCAACGACGCCGGCGAGCTGGCCGCCGTCGACTGGACCTTCAACGGCTGGGGCGCCCAGAGCTGGGCGCGCTGGGGCCACGACGAGAAGATCGCCCGTCACGTCTCGGACCTGACCGGCACCCGGACGTACAGCACCTCCCTGGTCAACGAGGGCGGCGCCATCCACGTCGACGGCGAGGGCACCGTGCTCCTCACCGACACCGTGCAGCTCGGCGAGGGCCGCAACCCCGGCTGGACCCGCCAGCAGGTCGAGGAGGAGATCCACGCCCACCTCGGCACCACCAAGGCCATCTGGCTGCCGTACGGCCTGGCCGGGGACTACGGCACCTACGGCACCCAGGGCCACGTGGACATCGTGGCGGCCTTCGCCCGCCCCGGCGTGGTCATGGTCCACAGCCAGCCCGACCCGGCCCACCCGGACCACGAGCGCTGCAAGACCATCGCCGCCATCCTGCGCGCCTCCACCGACGCCCGGGGCCGGCAGCTGGAGGTCGTGGAGATCCCGGCGCCGACGGTCCTGGAGGAGGACGGCGAGTGGGTCGACTACTCGTACATCAACCACTACCTGTGCAACGACGGCGTCGTCCTGTGCTCCTTCGACGACCCGCGCGACGAGGAGGCGGCGGAAATCTTCCGGGGTCTGTTCCCCGGGCGGACCGTGACCCTCGTCGACGCACGTACGATTTTCGCTGGGGGTGGCGGTATCCACTGCATCACCCAGCAGCAGCCGAAGGTCTGA
- a CDS encoding urease subunit alpha has protein sequence MSRQTPHSDHCAPGSRHIDPHEYASVFGPRAGDRVRLGDSGLTVRVEHDAQKPGDEFLAGFGKTARDGLHLKAAAVRETCDVVISNVLVIDAVLGIRKVSVGIREGRIHAIGRAGNPDTLDGVDVVVGTGTSIVSGEGLIATAGAVDTHVHLLSPRIMEASLAAGVTTVIGQEFGPVWGVGVNSPWALKHAFNAFDAWPVNIGFLARGSSSDAAPLVEALAEGGASGFKVHEDMGAHTRALDTALRVAEEHDVQVALHSDGLNECLSVEDTLRVLDGRTIHAFHIEGCGGGHVPNVLKMAGVPNVIGSSTNPTLPFGRDAVAEHYGMIVSVHDLKPDLPGDAAMARDRIRAGTMGAEDVLHDLGAIGITSSDAQGMGRAGETIRRTFAMAAKMKGELGPLEGDGEGDDNARVLRYMAKLTINPAIAHGLAHEIGSIEVGKLADIVLWRPQFFGAKPQLVLKSGFPAYGVTGDPNAATDTCEPLVLGPQFGAYGATAADISVAFVSAAAAALGSDQMPTRRRRVAVRGTRGIGPGDLLLNSRVGAVDVDARSGLVTLDGDPLRSEAADSVSLNRLYFL, from the coding sequence ATGAGCCGCCAGACCCCCCACAGCGACCACTGCGCGCCGGGAAGCCGGCACATCGACCCGCACGAGTACGCCTCCGTGTTCGGCCCCCGGGCCGGCGACCGGGTCCGGCTCGGCGACTCGGGCCTGACCGTCCGGGTCGAGCACGACGCGCAGAAGCCGGGCGACGAGTTCCTGGCCGGATTCGGCAAGACGGCACGCGACGGCCTGCACCTCAAGGCCGCCGCCGTCCGCGAGACCTGTGACGTCGTGATCAGCAACGTGCTGGTCATCGATGCCGTCCTCGGCATCCGCAAGGTCTCCGTCGGCATCCGCGAGGGCCGCATCCACGCGATCGGCCGGGCCGGCAACCCCGACACCCTCGACGGCGTGGACGTCGTCGTCGGCACCGGTACCTCGATCGTCTCCGGCGAGGGCCTGATCGCCACCGCGGGGGCCGTGGACACCCACGTCCACCTGCTCTCCCCACGGATCATGGAAGCCTCGCTCGCCGCCGGTGTCACCACCGTCATCGGTCAGGAGTTCGGCCCGGTCTGGGGCGTGGGCGTCAACTCGCCGTGGGCCCTCAAGCACGCCTTCAACGCCTTCGACGCCTGGCCCGTCAACATCGGCTTCCTCGCCCGCGGCTCCTCCTCCGACGCCGCGCCCCTCGTCGAGGCGCTGGCCGAGGGCGGCGCGAGCGGGTTCAAGGTCCACGAGGACATGGGCGCCCACACCCGCGCCCTGGACACCGCCCTGCGGGTGGCCGAGGAGCACGACGTACAGGTCGCCCTGCACAGCGACGGCCTCAACGAATGCCTCTCCGTCGAAGACACCCTGCGCGTCCTGGACGGCCGCACCATCCACGCCTTCCACATCGAGGGCTGCGGCGGCGGCCACGTCCCCAACGTGCTCAAGATGGCGGGCGTGCCGAACGTCATCGGCTCCTCCACCAACCCCACCCTGCCCTTCGGCCGGGACGCGGTCGCCGAGCACTACGGCATGATCGTCTCCGTCCACGACCTCAAGCCGGACCTCCCGGGCGACGCGGCCATGGCCCGCGACCGGATCCGCGCGGGGACGATGGGCGCCGAGGACGTCCTGCACGACCTGGGCGCGATCGGCATCACCTCCTCCGACGCACAGGGCATGGGCCGCGCCGGCGAGACCATCCGGCGCACCTTCGCCATGGCCGCCAAGATGAAGGGCGAGCTGGGCCCCTTGGAAGGCGACGGCGAGGGCGACGACAACGCCCGCGTGCTGCGCTACATGGCCAAGCTGACCATCAACCCGGCCATCGCCCACGGCCTGGCGCACGAGATCGGCTCCATCGAGGTCGGCAAGCTCGCCGACATCGTGCTGTGGCGCCCGCAGTTCTTCGGCGCCAAGCCCCAGCTGGTCCTGAAATCCGGCTTCCCGGCGTACGGGGTCACCGGTGACCCCAACGCCGCCACCGACACCTGCGAACCGCTCGTACTGGGACCGCAGTTCGGCGCCTACGGGGCCACGGCCGCCGACATCTCCGTCGCCTTCGTCTCCGCCGCGGCCGCGGCGCTGGGCTCCGACCAGATGCCCACGCGCAGGCGCCGGGTGGCCGTACGCGGTACCCGAGGCATCGGCCCCGGGGACCTCCTCCTCAACTCCCGGGTGGGCGCGGTCGACGTGGACGCGCGCAGTGGTCTCGTCACGCTCGACGGTGACCCGCTGCGCTCGGAAGCGGCCGATTCGGTCTCCCTCAACCGCCTGTACTTCCTCTGA
- the ureA gene encoding urease subunit gamma produces MRLTPTERDRLLLRGAAELARARRARGLQLNVPEATALIADTVCEAARDGKRLAEAIEEARSVLGPDDVLPGVSDVVTEVHVEAVFDDGSRLAVVSSPIRGAVGLGDDAPGAVVPGPGAPQPEPVLHLRVRNTAPVPVSVTSHFHFFEANPRLDFDRAAAYGMRLCVPAGSSVRFDPHGEGEVGLVPIGGDRIAVGFAGLVDGPLDAPGAKAQALARAAACGYLGADPQGREAAGAPGTDTDSPRPEGNPA; encoded by the coding sequence CGCCGCGGAACTGGCCAGGGCCCGGCGGGCCCGCGGCTTGCAGCTCAACGTCCCGGAGGCCACCGCGCTCATCGCGGACACGGTCTGCGAGGCGGCCCGCGACGGCAAGCGGCTGGCCGAGGCCATCGAGGAGGCCCGTAGCGTGCTGGGCCCCGACGACGTGCTGCCCGGCGTGTCCGACGTGGTCACCGAGGTCCACGTCGAAGCCGTCTTCGACGACGGATCCCGCCTCGCGGTGGTCTCCTCGCCGATCCGCGGCGCCGTGGGCCTCGGTGACGACGCGCCCGGCGCGGTCGTGCCCGGCCCGGGCGCGCCCCAGCCGGAGCCGGTACTGCACCTGAGGGTGCGCAACACGGCCCCCGTGCCGGTGAGCGTCACCTCCCACTTCCACTTCTTCGAGGCGAACCCGCGCCTGGACTTCGACCGCGCCGCCGCCTACGGCATGCGCCTGTGCGTGCCGGCGGGCTCCTCCGTCCGCTTCGACCCGCACGGCGAGGGCGAGGTCGGCCTGGTCCCGATCGGCGGCGACCGCATCGCGGTCGGCTTCGCCGGGCTGGTCGACGGCCCGCTGGACGCCCCGGGCGCCAAGGCGCAGGCACTGGCCAGGGCGGCGGCGTGCGGGTACCTGGGCGCGGACCCCCAGGGCCGCGAAGCCGCCGGAGCCCCCGGCACCGACACCGACAGCCCGCGCCCGGAAGGGAACCCGGCATGA